The following proteins are encoded in a genomic region of Desulfovibrio legallii:
- a CDS encoding c-type cytochrome: MPRWNDLFLALPVPEGVLDALLFISFGLHLLFVLLMLGTAMLGLALFLHALLHDDAAQQPWNSHLVHSHLGLKSLAVVLGVAPLLVMQVRYSHAFFTTTGLFSYSWLAIIPLLILAFLLIDAFGHKLTSSAWLAVVCGILGVGALMTVPAVFTGALSLMERPHLWPVFAAAGFGPQAPPPLHWLLRYLHVLGAALVLGAGFHLFFSTRDKPRKALMLRRWLWWSLLAQMVLGLGLLLTVRKGWSGPVLTSLAVGLLAALGGLWVLRRTGRRTAPPALLALLPIVFAAMLTGRQLLQDAALAPAHAVAVAAREARAAELAPFSQKALENFSRKLRTVYDNGETIYDGACAPCHGLQGRGDGPEARFLRIPAADLAAIRADRDYAYALIRDGVPGSGMPYFRLYDREKLEGVLDTLERRFAMLSATPEPPHDITPQALTVWIEVCAVCHAANGSVTDFGKTLRPAPPDLRRLSVSHERALHVITEGYPGTVMQPYRHLPAPILDDLAVISGLFRIAPPQDKP; the protein is encoded by the coding sequence TCCACGACGACGCGGCCCAGCAGCCCTGGAACAGCCATCTCGTGCACAGCCATCTGGGGCTCAAAAGCCTGGCCGTGGTGCTAGGCGTGGCCCCTTTGCTGGTAATGCAGGTGCGTTATTCTCACGCTTTTTTCACCACCACCGGGCTGTTTTCCTACAGCTGGCTGGCTATCATTCCCCTGCTGATCCTGGCCTTTCTGCTCATCGACGCCTTTGGCCACAAACTGACCAGCAGCGCCTGGCTGGCCGTTGTCTGCGGCATACTGGGCGTGGGGGCGCTCATGACCGTGCCCGCCGTGTTTACCGGCGCGCTCTCCCTCATGGAGCGGCCCCACCTCTGGCCCGTTTTTGCCGCTGCGGGCTTTGGGCCCCAAGCGCCGCCTCCCCTGCACTGGCTGCTGCGCTACCTGCATGTACTGGGCGCGGCCCTGGTGCTGGGCGCGGGCTTTCACCTCTTTTTCTCCACCAGGGATAAGCCCCGCAAGGCCCTTATGCTGCGCCGCTGGCTGTGGTGGAGCCTGCTGGCCCAAATGGTCCTGGGCCTGGGGCTGCTACTCACCGTGCGCAAGGGCTGGAGCGGCCCGGTGCTGACCAGTCTGGCCGTAGGGCTGCTGGCGGCGCTGGGCGGTTTGTGGGTGCTGCGCCGCACGGGAAGGCGCACTGCGCCCCCGGCGCTGCTGGCGCTGCTGCCCATTGTTTTTGCGGCCATGCTCACGGGGCGGCAGCTGCTGCAGGATGCGGCCCTTGCCCCGGCGCACGCCGTGGCCGTGGCCGCCAGGGAAGCGCGGGCGGCGGAACTGGCCCCCTTCAGTCAGAAGGCGCTGGAAAATTTTTCCCGCAAGCTGCGCACGGTTTATGACAATGGCGAAACCATCTATGACGGGGCGTGCGCGCCCTGTCACGGGCTGCAAGGGCGCGGCGACGGGCCGGAAGCGCGCTTCCTGCGCATTCCCGCCGCGGATCTGGCCGCCATCAGGGCTGACAGGGACTATGCCTATGCCCTCATCCGGGACGGTGTGCCCGGTTCCGGCATGCCCTATTTTCGGCTCTACGACCGGGAAAAGCTGGAAGGAGTGCTGGATACGCTGGAGCGGCGCTTCGCCATGCTCAGCGCCACGCCCGAACCGCCGCACGACATCACGCCGCAGGCGCTCACGGTCTGGATTGAGGTTTGTGCCGTCTGCCATGCGGCCAACGGTTCGGTGACGGATTTCGGCAAAACGCTACGTCCGGCCCCGCCGGATCTGCGCCGCCTGAGCGTGAGCCACGAGCGCGCCCTGCACGTCATCACCGAAGGCTACCCCGGCACGGTCATGCAGCCCTATCGACACCTGCCCGCGCCGATCTTGGACGATCTGGCCGTCATCAGCGGCCTGTTCCGGATTGCGCCGCCGCAGGACAAGCCCTGA
- a CDS encoding glycosyltransferase family 2 protein: MISLVTYTYNDHDFVREQLRRAEALRPLVCERIVVDDGSAPPLRLEEPQFADVSILTHAGNKGPAAAKRTGLNAAAQDIILSVDCDVFFDRRWLLTALEYVSRADVGLVGGHIVNKDFGDPVSRAQYYESRLRTPQDPVRFVSGGLWLMRREVFRALGGLEDYAAPTHEDWHFCRKVTAAGLRIIVNTAFPVGQQRRLRRKSFVLRDCMYGERAYRGVFCRLEADKALTLIQKEVSDAVVVALRCDCPLLAYERVAKFIRVMGGIAGAYATRTGREYLGGLLTSAFAAYPQVLAALREDCDLPAAHGAGPGRGLACLAQVPGYLASLVPTELWQLLNDEVLRQCAALEASGAYDFHYSLPK; this comes from the coding sequence ATGATTTCGCTGGTAACGTATACATATAACGATCACGATTTTGTCCGCGAGCAACTGCGCCGGGCAGAGGCCCTGCGGCCCCTGGTGTGCGAACGGATCGTGGTGGACGACGGTTCCGCGCCCCCTCTGCGCCTTGAGGAGCCCCAGTTCGCCGATGTCAGCATTTTGACCCACGCTGGCAACAAAGGCCCGGCCGCCGCCAAAAGGACAGGCCTTAACGCCGCCGCACAGGACATCATTTTATCCGTTGACTGCGACGTGTTTTTTGACCGGCGCTGGCTGCTTACCGCCCTGGAGTACGTCTCCCGCGCCGATGTGGGGCTGGTGGGCGGGCACATCGTCAACAAGGATTTCGGCGATCCGGTCTCCAGAGCGCAATATTACGAATCGCGGCTGCGGACGCCGCAGGATCCGGTCCGCTTTGTCTCCGGCGGGCTGTGGCTCATGCGCCGTGAAGTTTTTCGGGCTTTGGGCGGGTTGGAAGACTATGCCGCCCCCACCCACGAGGACTGGCACTTCTGCCGCAAAGTGACGGCTGCCGGGCTGCGCATTATCGTCAACACGGCCTTTCCTGTGGGGCAGCAGCGGCGTCTGCGCCGCAAATCCTTTGTGCTGCGCGACTGCATGTATGGAGAACGCGCCTACAGGGGCGTCTTTTGCCGCCTTGAGGCCGACAAGGCGCTTACCCTGATCCAGAAAGAGGTCAGCGACGCCGTCGTTGTGGCGCTGCGTTGTGACTGCCCGCTGCTGGCGTATGAGCGTGTGGCCAAGTTTATCCGGGTTATGGGCGGCATAGCCGGAGCCTATGCGACGCGGACGGGGCGGGAATATCTGGGGGGCCTGCTGACCTCCGCTTTTGCCGCCTACCCACAGGTGCTGGCGGCCCTGCGGGAGGATTGCGACCTGCCTGCCGCACACGGAGCCGGGCCCGGCCGGGGGCTGGCCTGCCTGGCGCAAGTGCCGGGCTATCTGGCCTCGCTGGTGCCGACAGAGCTTTGGCAACTGCTGAACGACGAAGTTCTGCGCCAGTGCGCGGCCCTGGAGGCTTCCGGGGCGTACGACTTCCACTACTCCCTGCCCAAGTAG